Genomic segment of Dehalogenimonas alkenigignens:
TGAGGGCTGGCTGGAATGAAATTCTTTCCGAGGCTGAAAGGTTCCGCGATTCTAATAAGGGCCAAGACGGAGGATTTGTCAAAGATACTCCGCTCTCAGAACTGCCTGATTTCCAAGCATTGCTGAATGATCTCGACTTAACGAAAGAATAAAACGTTGAACGAGCATAGACTCGACAATCGAGTTATCGGTACCGAGGAAGAAATTTCAGGAAGTGGCGCTCAAAAGACCTTCGCGACCGAGAAGGGAATTACGTCACTCCCGGGTGCTATCGGAGTTCAGGAACTGCTGGATTCCATGCCGTTCTACGTGCTTCTCGTAGACAGCGATCATCATATTGTCGGCGCCAACAAGGCGTTCTGCGCAAGAATGAGATTGGATTTCCGGGACGTCATCGGGGCATATTGCCCCAAGTTAGTTCATGGGGTCGATCATTTCAACGGATGCCCCCTCGAGGACGTTGTGCGTATGGAGGTCCAGGGTCCCGTCGAGAAGGAGTATCAAGATCCGAGATCCAAGCACTGGATAAAAGCCGCGATATACCCCACCGGACGCTTCACCGAGGCTGGTAAGCCGATCTACCTCCACACGGTACGGGATATTACCGAACATAAGCTAACAGCTCTTAAACTTGAAAAACAACACCGTCTTCGGGGAGCTATTCAGGAGATATTGAATCTCTCATTGAAAGATGTGTCCCTTGAAGAACTCCTTTCTCAGGCTCTTGGTATCATTATCTCTGCGCCGGGTCTCACTATCGAATCCAAAGGCGCGATCTTCCTTGTCGAGGACGATCCTCAGGTGTTGGTAATGAAAGCCCAGGCGGGGCTGGACCTGCCGGTCAAGGAGATATGTTCGAAAGTGCCTTTCGGCAAGTGCCTGTGCGGGATTGCGGCATCAAGCCAGGCGATCCAATTTACCCAGGGCCTTGACGATAAGCATGAATTTC
This window contains:
- a CDS encoding HD domain-containing phosphohydrolase; the encoded protein is MNEHRLDNRVIGTEEEISGSGAQKTFATEKGITSLPGAIGVQELLDSMPFYVLLVDSDHHIVGANKAFCARMRLDFRDVIGAYCPKLVHGVDHFNGCPLEDVVRMEVQGPVEKEYQDPRSKHWIKAAIYPTGRFTEAGKPIYLHTVRDITEHKLTALKLEKQHRLRGAIQEILNLSLKDVSLEELLSQALGIIISAPGLTIESKGAIFLVEDDPQVLVMKAQAGLDLPVKEICSKVPFGKCLCGIAASSQAIQFTQGLDDKHEFRYPEIKEHGHYCLPMVSNGTTLGVINVYLKEGHQKDSEEESFLVSASDALSGVVLRKKAELNLTQTLSRLQRTFKQTIVAISKANEEVDPYTAGHQRRVAQLSSAIASEMGLSSDRVEGIEVAGLVHDFGKVAIPSSILAKPGRLNEFEMGLVRIHSKIGYEILKEVDFPWPIAQMVLQHHERLNGSGYPDGLTGDAILEEAKILAVADVFEAMSSHRPYRPALGVSAALNEIMSQKSVLYDPKVADTLLKLVVEKDFKFSLIE